The Saprospiraceae bacterium genome includes a window with the following:
- the rbfA gene encoding 30S ribosome-binding factor RbfA, whose protein sequence is MDSKRQLQVSEMIKRNFGPIFQQHGTYIYGDAFVTVTNVKMTPDLASAKIYVSIFNTNDKDNVLTRLSNHTHLLKQELAARIRNHVRRIPQIAFFMDETLDEMYRIDELFKKIQPVAAAENQEEE, encoded by the coding sequence TTGCAGGTAAGCGAGATGATAAAAAGAAATTTTGGACCTATTTTTCAGCAGCATGGTACTTATATATACGGAGATGCATTTGTTACTGTCACAAATGTAAAAATGACACCTGACCTTGCTTCCGCCAAGATTTATGTCAGCATTTTTAATACAAATGATAAAGACAATGTACTCACCCGACTCAGCAATCATACACACCTTCTTAAGCAGGAGCTCGCGGCACGTATCCGTAATCATGTACGCCGGATTCCTCAGATTGCATTTTTTATGGATGAAACATTAGATGAGATGTACCGGATAGATGAACTTTTTAAGAAAATACAGCCTGTCGCCGCTGCAGAAAATCAAGAAGAGGAATAA